The following are from one region of the Chlamydiota bacterium genome:
- a CDS encoding glycosyltransferase, translating to MSGIRISAVVPTRNRCGDLEVCLGSLAAQNLPPDEYEIVVVDNGSTDGTREAIGRCIRAHQGRSIVCVGEPELGLGPARNAGIRASRGEIVAFIDDDASASPRWLASLLDVHARWNADIVGGRIVLDYSEERPAWLGGELEAWLSALDLGGEARPVRYPEQLFGANISFRRAWLDKTGGFDPALDRKGSSLASGGDTDLLWRMLRMGARAVYEPEAVVTHRIPAERLTRGWFVRRMYQGGRSNLMISVRHEGRLKAMRRSAFFAARVGRALARRPPRPFAVLLETAQLTGYLCATGRALFPLRALFEEWAAARRETARQARLYRPSEVEGMIAHRIDAELGGVRVLGWTRDGRTAKLFFGIAAPPRAPLLVFCHLHPKSCGMLPAEHRPHGFLNLDHRPALPARRWRSGRVFIDEVDLRDIPAGEYRLAFGLCDARTLARIPVRGTGADHLETGPFALG from the coding sequence ATGAGCGGGATCAGGATCAGCGCCGTGGTCCCGACGCGCAACCGGTGCGGCGATCTCGAGGTGTGCCTCGGGTCGCTCGCCGCGCAGAACCTCCCCCCGGACGAGTACGAGATCGTCGTCGTGGACAACGGCTCAACCGACGGGACACGTGAGGCGATTGGACGGTGCATCCGGGCGCATCAGGGCCGGTCGATCGTGTGCGTCGGCGAGCCGGAACTCGGCCTTGGGCCGGCCAGGAACGCCGGGATCCGGGCCTCCCGCGGCGAGATCGTGGCGTTCATCGACGACGACGCCTCGGCATCCCCGCGGTGGCTGGCGTCTCTTCTCGACGTCCATGCGCGGTGGAATGCGGACATCGTCGGCGGCCGGATCGTACTTGACTATTCCGAAGAACGCCCGGCCTGGCTCGGGGGGGAACTGGAGGCGTGGCTGAGCGCCCTCGACCTGGGCGGGGAGGCGCGCCCGGTGCGCTATCCCGAACAACTGTTCGGAGCCAACATCTCGTTCCGGCGGGCGTGGCTGGACAAAACCGGCGGCTTCGACCCCGCCCTCGACCGCAAGGGCTCCTCGCTGGCAAGCGGCGGCGACACGGACCTCCTTTGGCGGATGCTGCGGATGGGGGCGCGGGCCGTGTACGAACCGGAGGCGGTCGTGACGCACCGGATTCCGGCCGAGCGGCTGACGCGGGGTTGGTTCGTCAGGCGGATGTACCAGGGCGGTCGGTCGAACCTCATGATCAGCGTCCGGCACGAGGGGCGGCTGAAGGCGATGCGGCGGTCCGCGTTCTTCGCCGCGCGTGTCGGGCGCGCGCTGGCCCGGAGGCCGCCGCGCCCCTTCGCGGTCCTCCTCGAAACAGCGCAGCTCACCGGGTACCTCTGCGCGACGGGGCGCGCCCTGTTTCCGCTTCGGGCGCTTTTCGAGGAGTGGGCCGCGGCGCGGCGGGAGACGGCGCGGCAGGCGCGCCTGTACCGTCCGAGCGAGGTGGAGGGGATGATCGCGCATCGGATTGACGCCGAGCTGGGCGGCGTCAGGGTCCTCGGCTGGACGCGGGATGGGAGAACAGCGAAGCTCTTTTTCGGAATCGCGGCGCCTCCGCGCGCGCCGCTCCTTGTTTTCTGTCATCTGCACCCGAAGTCGTGTGGTATGCTACCCGCGGAGCACCGCCCGCACGGGTTCCTCAACCTCGACCACCGGCCCGCGCTTCCGGCGCGCAGGTGGCGGAGCGGAAGGGTATTCATCGACGAGGTGGACCTGCGCGATATCCCCGCCGGGGAATACCGGCTCGCGTTCGGCCTCTGCGACGCGAGGACCCTCGCGCGCATCCCGGTGCGGGGAACGGGCGCCGATCATCTGGAGACCGGCCCGTTCGCCCTCGGGTGA
- a CDS encoding sulfatase-like hydrolase/transferase, whose amino-acid sequence MKRRSAEEPSLGADTAAWACIRERAIRHPLQVSIALSMISAISVAVFETARALLFPVAQVRCVTDALLLLLAISAAATLFGALWGVTQRVFLSLVRLLGDAAARVPVFGRRRGFARPLCASLLLSPLCLRFVQLLFGGRRISRIPHRALLVASASFLAVLALVLASWAVASVAGRIAREEVGARGRRALVAVLLAAAFCLQYVDATCYVGLYRYVHGALSAACFLAVQGAWAVTVSGRRRGVRPLLSTKQAVAALCCAAAVLVFLPRVAWTRGAWNRTLHAIQSSTTSAAQLFRLRGLFAGAPAYQPTGLPAETPFWMLDPEMSVLKDKPGLPGVARGMNLVVVTVDALRADHLGCYGYPRPVSPSIDRMAREGIVFHNAYAPAPSSFFSILGLMTSRYGSSFILGMRADDPPTLAEILGAQGYATGGFFSPLLLFMQNKDNPLERTGLGFAVRQDAGAKSEDASFVYSTLSRFIRAHRSQPFFAWAHFLEPHYPFVPHEGHDFGPSPVDRYDGEIAYVDRFIGRLVSDLAREGLWDRTVFCVTADHGEGMGEHGSLYHGGTLYEEETHVACVLRIPGVRARVVDVPVQTIDLAPTLLSLLGLPRGPFMQGTDLGPLIAGDAPGFRGTAFSEAIGERIAKRMVRRDRWKLIHDMASTAYELYDLANDPKETRNLYGEEAETAAVLRELMGKWAAHQFENTRILSLRGGGGGDEVDRLIAHGAAGDIESLRRLLPHIGSESSPERLQKMLEAVGSLERLLASASGGPPPLPPGLVEEAGDAIRPLLGSRDAAVRNQAGWTLARIGDAQASPFLLQELEHGRAESKRRAARYLGLLGDRAAAGPLRAYLSAARTDADRREAAMALGRLGDTAGLDVLCAIIAEGIRGNDRENVQSAIRTVKIIGALKDRRATEPLCAALLKKHWFRDSWYGAAIVSALGEIGDLSARPVLEEIQRTTNFDPCRNAAEKALASIGAGKP is encoded by the coding sequence ATGAAGCGGCGGTCCGCCGAAGAACCGTCTCTCGGGGCAGACACCGCGGCGTGGGCCTGTATCCGGGAAAGGGCCATACGCCACCCTCTCCAGGTCTCAATCGCCCTTTCGATGATCTCGGCGATCTCCGTGGCGGTTTTCGAGACGGCCCGGGCCCTGCTGTTCCCCGTCGCGCAGGTACGCTGCGTTACGGACGCGTTGCTCCTGCTGCTCGCCATTTCGGCAGCCGCCACCCTCTTCGGCGCGCTCTGGGGGGTCACGCAGCGGGTTTTCCTGTCGCTGGTGCGCCTGCTCGGGGACGCCGCCGCACGCGTCCCGGTCTTCGGCCGCAGGCGGGGTTTCGCGCGGCCCCTGTGTGCCTCCCTGCTCCTCTCGCCCCTTTGCCTGCGGTTCGTCCAGCTCCTCTTCGGCGGCCGCCGGATCTCCAGGATCCCCCATCGCGCCCTCCTCGTCGCGTCGGCGTCGTTCCTCGCCGTCCTGGCGCTCGTGCTCGCGTCGTGGGCCGTCGCGTCCGTCGCGGGGCGCATCGCCCGCGAAGAAGTCGGGGCGCGGGGCCGCCGTGCGCTCGTCGCCGTCCTTCTCGCCGCGGCGTTCTGCCTCCAGTACGTCGACGCGACCTGCTACGTCGGGCTCTACCGCTACGTACACGGCGCCCTCTCGGCCGCTTGCTTCCTCGCCGTACAGGGCGCGTGGGCCGTCACGGTGTCGGGAAGGCGGCGAGGCGTCCGTCCGCTTTTGTCAACGAAACAGGCCGTCGCGGCCCTGTGCTGCGCCGCGGCGGTCCTTGTCTTTCTCCCGCGCGTCGCCTGGACGCGCGGGGCGTGGAACCGCACGCTGCATGCAATCCAGTCTTCCACGACCTCCGCCGCGCAACTGTTTCGCCTCCGCGGCCTGTTCGCCGGGGCGCCCGCGTACCAGCCGACCGGACTCCCGGCCGAGACGCCGTTCTGGATGCTGGACCCGGAGATGTCCGTCCTGAAGGACAAACCGGGCCTGCCGGGGGTCGCGAGGGGGATGAATCTCGTCGTCGTCACCGTGGACGCGCTCCGCGCGGATCACCTCGGCTGCTACGGCTATCCGCGCCCCGTCTCGCCGAGCATCGACCGGATGGCCCGCGAGGGGATCGTCTTTCACAACGCCTACGCGCCGGCCCCCAGCAGCTTTTTCTCCATCCTGGGGCTGATGACCTCCCGGTACGGCTCCTCGTTCATCCTTGGGATGCGCGCCGACGACCCGCCCACCCTCGCGGAGATCCTCGGCGCCCAGGGGTACGCGACCGGGGGGTTCTTCTCCCCGCTCCTCCTCTTCATGCAGAACAAGGACAACCCGCTCGAGCGCACCGGCCTCGGCTTCGCCGTTAGGCAGGATGCCGGCGCGAAGAGCGAGGATGCGTCGTTCGTCTATTCGACGCTGTCGCGGTTCATACGCGCGCACCGATCGCAGCCGTTCTTCGCGTGGGCTCATTTCCTCGAGCCGCACTACCCGTTCGTGCCGCACGAGGGGCACGATTTCGGCCCCTCGCCCGTCGACCGATACGACGGCGAGATCGCCTACGTGGACCGTTTCATCGGGAGACTTGTCTCCGATCTCGCGCGCGAGGGGCTGTGGGACCGGACCGTTTTTTGCGTCACGGCCGACCACGGCGAGGGGATGGGGGAGCACGGCTCCCTGTACCACGGGGGGACGCTCTACGAGGAGGAGACGCACGTGGCGTGCGTTCTCAGGATTCCGGGGGTCCGCGCGCGCGTGGTGGATGTGCCGGTTCAAACGATAGACCTCGCTCCCACCCTGCTGTCACTGCTTGGCCTCCCCCGCGGCCCCTTTATGCAGGGCACCGATCTGGGCCCGCTCATTGCCGGCGATGCGCCCGGCTTCCGGGGGACCGCCTTCTCGGAGGCCATCGGGGAGAGGATCGCGAAGAGGATGGTGCGCAGGGACCGGTGGAAACTGATCCACGACATGGCCAGCACGGCGTATGAGCTGTACGATCTCGCCAACGACCCGAAGGAGACGCGCAACCTCTACGGGGAGGAGGCGGAGACCGCCGCTGTTCTGCGGGAGCTGATGGGGAAATGGGCGGCTCACCAGTTCGAGAATACCCGCATCCTCTCCTTGAGGGGGGGCGGCGGCGGAGACGAGGTCGACCGGCTGATCGCCCATGGCGCTGCGGGCGACATCGAATCCCTCCGGCGGCTTCTCCCGCACATCGGCAGCGAATCCTCCCCCGAGCGGCTCCAGAAGATGCTCGAGGCCGTCGGCTCCCTAGAACGGCTCCTCGCTTCGGCGAGCGGCGGACCCCCGCCACTCCCCCCCGGCCTCGTCGAGGAGGCCGGGGATGCGATCCGGCCCCTCCTCGGATCACGGGACGCGGCTGTCCGCAACCAGGCGGGCTGGACGCTCGCGAGGATCGGGGACGCGCAGGCCTCGCCGTTCCTGCTCCAAGAGCTGGAACACGGCCGGGCGGAGTCGAAGCGCAGGGCCGCGCGCTATCTCGGCCTGCTCGGGGACAGGGCCGCCGCCGGCCCGCTGCGCGCGTACCTTTCCGCCGCGAGAACGGACGCGGACCGCAGGGAGGCGGCGATGGCCCTCGGGCGTCTCGGCGATACGGCCGGCCTCGACGTTCTTTGTGCGATCATCGCGGAGGGAATCCGCGGCAATGACAGGGAGAACGTGCAAAGCGCGATCAGGACCGTCAAGATCATCGGCGCGCTGAAGGACAGGCGCGCGACCGAACCGCTGTGCGCGGCACTCCTAAAGAAGCACTGGTTCAGGGATTCCTGGTACGGCGCCGCCATCGTCTCGGCGCTCGGAGAGATCGGCGACCTGTCGGCCCGCCCTGTCCTCGAGGAGATTCAGCGCACGACGAACTTCGACCCCTGCCGGAATGCGGCGGAGAAGGCGCTCGCATCCATCGGCGCGGGAAAACCCTGA
- the rpsB gene encoding 30S ribosomal protein S2 yields the protein MAVTTIRELLEAGVHFGHESRRWNPRMKQYIFEERNGIHIIDLTQTLDQVEAAYLFVRDTAAAGKTLLFVGTKRQAKEPIQEAAKKCASFFVTERWLGGLLTNIKTIRKSIGRFRELDDLVTSGVADTLPKKELAAIRRERAKLERNLMGIKEMTELPGVLFVVDTRKEHIAVAEANRLGIPIVALVDTNCDPTKIDYPIVSNDDAIRAITLIAERMAQAYLEGVQLRQAAEAASKKAKAHKAAEEEKAQAGPAKPKAKKAPAKPARPHAAKGDAKAEAAAPEAKKDAAAPAEEKPAAAEPAPEKPAAE from the coding sequence GTGGCGGTCACGACCATCAGAGAACTCCTCGAGGCGGGGGTCCACTTCGGGCACGAGTCCCGGCGCTGGAACCCCAGGATGAAACAGTACATCTTCGAGGAGCGCAACGGCATCCACATCATCGACCTCACCCAGACCCTCGATCAGGTCGAGGCCGCCTACCTGTTCGTCCGCGACACCGCCGCGGCTGGAAAGACGCTTCTCTTCGTGGGGACCAAGCGCCAGGCGAAGGAGCCGATCCAGGAGGCGGCCAAGAAGTGCGCGTCCTTCTTCGTCACCGAGCGCTGGCTCGGCGGCCTCCTCACCAACATCAAGACCATCCGCAAGAGCATCGGGCGCTTCCGCGAGCTCGACGACCTGGTGACGAGCGGCGTCGCCGATACGCTCCCCAAGAAGGAGCTCGCCGCCATCAGGCGGGAACGGGCGAAGCTCGAGCGCAATCTGATGGGCATCAAGGAGATGACGGAGCTGCCCGGCGTCCTCTTCGTGGTCGATACGAGGAAGGAGCACATCGCCGTGGCCGAGGCGAACCGCCTCGGGATCCCGATCGTGGCCCTCGTGGACACCAACTGCGACCCGACGAAGATCGATTACCCGATCGTCAGCAACGACGACGCGATTCGCGCCATCACGCTGATCGCGGAGAGGATGGCGCAGGCGTACCTCGAAGGCGTCCAGCTCCGTCAGGCGGCGGAGGCGGCGTCGAAGAAGGCCAAGGCCCACAAGGCCGCCGAGGAGGAGAAGGCGCAGGCCGGGCCCGCGAAGCCGAAGGCGAAGAAGGCCCCGGCGAAGCCCGCCAGGCCCCACGCCGCCAAGGGAGACGCGAAGGCGGAAGCCGCCGCGCCCGAGGCCAAAAAGGACGCCGCTGCGCCGGCGGAGGAGAAGCCGGCCGCCGCGGAACCCGCCCCGGAGAAACCGGCCGCGGAATGA
- a CDS encoding glycosyltransferase — protein MNPKITVVIPCYNHGAFLDEAVNSVLAQTMQDFEIVVVDDGSTDEETARVLRDSRWPKTVVYRTENRGPSAARNTGIRRSAGEYLCCLDADDLLEPTCLEKTSRLLDEEPDVGIAGFWYRTFGEEEAERTPAGCTLEDILGACILRPTALFRREAWNKSGGFDERFKSGYEDWDFWIGVMERGWRARIIPEFLFRQRVQEGSRNTESDRPEVRARFMEEMIRKHEAVYREHAIPALMQRESLIGELRDWTRQQDEAKRWYLARSAEHERRIARLDAELELQAGEMQALQQESAGLERRYAAHDASLEAVRRAIEAREEELRSMRSSREWRLGRAFQEAKRSPCAALLLPFRALRFGLGRRGDERAEGR, from the coding sequence ATGAACCCCAAGATCACCGTGGTAATCCCCTGCTACAACCATGGCGCCTTCCTCGATGAGGCGGTGAACTCCGTCCTGGCGCAGACGATGCAGGATTTCGAGATCGTCGTCGTCGACGACGGCTCCACGGACGAGGAGACCGCGCGGGTACTCCGCGACAGCCGATGGCCCAAGACTGTCGTGTACAGGACGGAGAACCGGGGACCGTCTGCCGCGCGGAACACGGGGATCCGGAGGTCAGCCGGAGAGTACCTCTGCTGCCTCGACGCCGACGATCTGCTGGAGCCGACGTGTCTCGAGAAGACCTCCCGCCTGCTGGACGAGGAGCCGGACGTGGGGATCGCCGGCTTCTGGTACCGGACATTCGGGGAGGAGGAGGCGGAACGGACGCCCGCGGGCTGCACGCTCGAGGATATCCTGGGTGCGTGCATCCTGCGCCCAACCGCGCTCTTCCGCCGCGAGGCATGGAACAAGAGCGGGGGCTTCGACGAGCGGTTTAAGAGCGGCTACGAGGATTGGGACTTCTGGATAGGCGTGATGGAACGGGGCTGGCGCGCCCGCATCATCCCGGAATTCCTCTTCCGCCAGCGCGTACAAGAGGGGTCGCGCAACACGGAGAGCGACAGGCCTGAGGTCCGCGCCCGGTTCATGGAGGAGATGATCCGGAAGCACGAAGCGGTCTACCGGGAACACGCGATCCCCGCGCTCATGCAGAGGGAGTCCCTCATCGGGGAGCTCAGGGACTGGACCAGGCAGCAGGACGAGGCGAAACGCTGGTACCTGGCCCGGAGCGCCGAGCACGAACGGCGCATCGCCCGCCTCGACGCCGAGCTGGAGCTGCAGGCCGGCGAGATGCAGGCCCTTCAGCAGGAGTCGGCGGGACTGGAACGGAGATACGCCGCACACGATGCGTCGCTCGAGGCCGTCCGGCGGGCGATTGAGGCGCGGGAAGAAGAGCTCCGCAGTATGCGCTCCTCCCGGGAATGGAGACTCGGCCGCGCCTTCCAGGAGGCGAAGCGCTCCCCCTGCGCGGCCCTCCTCCTGCCGTTTCGCGCGCTGCGTTTCGGCCTCGGCCGGCGCGGCGATGAACGCGCGGAGGGCCGATGA
- a CDS encoding glycosyltransferase has protein sequence MDRRVDRGRAPHPLSSAGYPRVSVVIPCFNLGRWLDEAVESVLRQTVQETEIVVVDDGSTDAQTVRLLSGYRKPRTTVLRGPNRGLPAARNLGIARARPPLVMCLDADDILEPTCIERAARTLDEEPTVSIASFWLRAFGDDAWDYTPVECTLRDILVENKICCCAMFRRSMWEEIAGYDEAFTRGYEDWEFWIRALGRGHRVRIIPEILFRYRIREGSMRKGSDRPENRAPIMRALIEKHADLFRQNVLPALIGRERIVGELKDFARQQDEAKRWFLSRDLEHQRRIAQLEEDGQRLAGEARDLRERIARRKEELSAQEERLSRLRETLDRREHEFRAIVGSKAWKLGCAFREAKRSPRAALLLPLRLADFACPDCIKRFVGKMLLIPPGEPVRKGWYLFPHRFFDRALPPSVKARFPTWPRNAARAVFRTTDERLFRQKRWDGPLVTVVIPCYNYGRFIDEAIKSVRAQTFSNHEIIIVDDGSTDPFTVQKLAEVERRALPGVRLIRQTNAGVSAARNRAIEKARGKYICCLDADDLLDPSYLEKCLLVLESRNLDLCYSHVRIFGDETGSWETGAFDLARLLRENCVCTAAVFTRKIWRKAGGFKAVMSRGWEDWDFWIAVAAAGGRGGVLPEQLFLYRRHGETRDVVAAARHADALWTQIRANHKALYESRVKSPRKRNLVVQDPFVNLWGGLSSPSEEDRSRGVLFLIPWMVLGGAESILCGIAGALRKAGGARVHIVATDRPLLSMGDSSDEFRRITPHLYRLPDLLPERLWYDYLESYIRHRAIDTLFVCGCRFIYPHLARLKARFPKLRVVDQIFNDSPMGHVENNRKYVRWIDLTFIVAEKLRRSILSRFGGDPARLRTLYHGANTALFDPARIDKAEARAQFDLPSDKKIILYVGRLSVEKNPLLFVELAAALREDRNLRFVMAGDGPLRDETVARVRKLHLDNLLLFGIVPPKEMPALTRASDLLVVTSLTEGVPLTIFEALAMNVPVVASDVGGISDVVREGVHGFLFRDGDLAGCVDKVRRALGHRFGDLRTEAVGRYELRDVYARYCEILQDTATPPVRALPLSAARRSPLSFRRAARLLFRPADRRNARQEKVDGPLVSVVIPCHNYGRFIDEALGSVLAQTFSDYEVLIVDDGSTDPATLEKLREIEARNLPRVTIIRQENQRLPRTRNNGIRASRGTYICCLDADDLIEPTYLQKCVTALENGGLDICYSHVRLFGDEERVWETGDFDPETLKRQNCVCVGAVYRKSAWEQAGGYNPDMSLGYEDWDFWLSMLENGAQGTVIPEPLFLYRKHGRSMIDGAQERHKFLCAQIRENHPALFAGKVFPRGTRRRSARRRTFPR, from the coding sequence ATGGACCGCCGGGTCGACCGCGGCCGCGCGCCCCACCCCCTTTCTTCCGCGGGGTACCCGCGGGTTTCCGTGGTGATCCCCTGCTTCAATCTCGGCCGCTGGCTCGACGAGGCGGTCGAGAGCGTCCTGCGTCAGACCGTTCAAGAAACCGAGATCGTCGTCGTCGACGACGGCTCGACCGACGCGCAGACCGTCCGGCTCCTCTCCGGGTACCGGAAGCCCCGGACCACGGTGCTCCGCGGCCCGAACCGGGGCCTGCCCGCGGCGAGGAACCTCGGGATCGCGCGCGCGCGCCCCCCCCTCGTGATGTGCCTCGACGCCGACGACATCCTCGAACCCACCTGCATCGAACGCGCCGCGCGGACCCTCGACGAGGAACCGACCGTTTCCATCGCGAGCTTCTGGCTCCGCGCCTTCGGCGACGACGCGTGGGACTACACCCCCGTCGAGTGCACGCTCCGGGATATCCTGGTGGAGAACAAGATCTGCTGCTGCGCGATGTTCAGGCGGTCGATGTGGGAGGAGATCGCCGGATACGACGAGGCATTCACACGGGGATACGAGGACTGGGAGTTCTGGATACGGGCCCTCGGCCGCGGGCACCGCGTCCGGATCATCCCCGAGATCCTGTTCCGGTACAGGATCCGCGAGGGGTCGATGCGCAAGGGCAGCGACCGGCCCGAAAACCGCGCGCCGATCATGCGGGCGCTCATCGAGAAGCACGCCGATCTGTTCCGGCAAAACGTGCTTCCGGCCCTCATCGGCAGGGAGAGGATCGTCGGGGAGTTAAAGGACTTCGCGCGGCAGCAGGACGAGGCGAAGCGGTGGTTCCTGTCCCGCGATCTGGAGCACCAGAGGCGAATTGCGCAGCTCGAGGAGGATGGACAACGGCTGGCCGGCGAGGCGCGAGACCTCCGGGAGAGAATCGCGCGCCGGAAGGAAGAACTCTCCGCGCAGGAGGAACGGCTGTCGCGCCTGCGCGAAACCCTCGATCGGAGGGAGCACGAGTTCCGCGCGATCGTCGGATCCAAGGCGTGGAAGCTCGGCTGCGCCTTCCGGGAGGCCAAGCGCTCCCCGCGGGCGGCCCTTCTCCTGCCGCTGCGTCTCGCCGACTTCGCGTGCCCGGACTGCATCAAGCGCTTCGTCGGAAAAATGCTCCTGATTCCCCCCGGGGAACCGGTGCGGAAAGGCTGGTACCTGTTCCCGCACCGGTTTTTCGACCGGGCCCTGCCGCCTTCGGTGAAGGCGCGGTTCCCGACGTGGCCGCGCAACGCGGCCCGTGCCGTCTTCCGGACCACGGACGAGCGCCTCTTCCGCCAGAAGAGGTGGGACGGCCCGCTGGTCACCGTGGTGATCCCCTGCTACAACTACGGCCGGTTCATCGACGAGGCGATAAAGAGCGTGCGCGCGCAGACCTTCTCGAACCACGAAATCATCATCGTGGACGACGGCTCCACGGATCCGTTCACCGTCCAGAAGCTCGCGGAGGTGGAGCGGCGCGCCCTCCCCGGCGTGCGGCTGATCCGCCAGACAAACGCGGGGGTGTCCGCCGCGAGGAACCGGGCGATCGAGAAGGCGCGCGGAAAGTATATCTGCTGCCTGGACGCCGACGATCTCCTCGATCCGTCCTACCTCGAGAAGTGCCTGCTTGTCTTGGAGAGCCGGAACCTGGACCTGTGCTATTCCCACGTGCGGATATTCGGGGACGAAACCGGCTCCTGGGAGACCGGCGCATTCGACCTCGCGCGGCTTCTGCGGGAGAACTGCGTCTGCACGGCCGCGGTCTTCACCCGAAAGATCTGGCGGAAGGCGGGCGGATTCAAGGCCGTCATGAGCCGCGGGTGGGAGGACTGGGACTTCTGGATCGCCGTCGCCGCGGCGGGGGGGCGCGGCGGCGTCCTCCCCGAGCAGCTGTTCCTGTACCGGCGGCACGGGGAGACTCGCGACGTCGTGGCCGCCGCCCGGCACGCGGACGCGCTCTGGACGCAGATCAGAGCCAATCACAAGGCGCTCTACGAAAGCCGGGTGAAATCCCCGCGGAAGAGGAACTTGGTCGTGCAGGACCCGTTCGTCAATCTGTGGGGCGGCCTCTCCTCACCCTCGGAGGAAGATCGGTCTCGGGGCGTCCTCTTCCTGATCCCCTGGATGGTGCTCGGCGGGGCGGAGTCCATCCTCTGCGGCATCGCCGGAGCGCTCCGGAAGGCGGGGGGCGCGCGGGTGCATATCGTCGCCACAGACCGGCCCCTCCTCTCGATGGGCGACTCCTCGGACGAATTCAGGCGGATCACCCCGCATCTCTACCGGCTCCCCGACCTGCTCCCGGAGCGGCTCTGGTACGACTACCTCGAGTCGTACATCCGCCATCGCGCGATCGACACCCTGTTCGTATGCGGGTGCAGGTTCATCTACCCGCACCTCGCGCGGCTCAAGGCGCGGTTCCCGAAGCTGCGCGTGGTGGACCAGATCTTCAACGACTCCCCGATGGGACACGTGGAGAACAACCGGAAGTACGTACGGTGGATCGACCTCACGTTCATCGTCGCGGAGAAGCTTCGGCGCTCCATCCTCTCGCGCTTCGGCGGCGACCCGGCGCGGTTGCGGACGCTCTATCACGGGGCAAACACGGCCCTGTTCGATCCCGCACGCATCGACAAGGCGGAGGCCCGGGCGCAATTCGATCTGCCGTCGGACAAGAAGATCATTCTGTACGTCGGGCGCCTCTCGGTGGAAAAGAACCCGCTCCTCTTCGTCGAGCTTGCCGCCGCCCTTCGAGAGGATCGAAACCTGCGCTTTGTCATGGCAGGGGACGGGCCGCTCCGCGACGAAACGGTTGCGCGGGTGCGGAAACTCCATCTCGACAACCTCCTGCTCTTCGGCATCGTCCCCCCGAAAGAGATGCCGGCGCTCACCCGCGCGTCGGACCTCCTCGTCGTCACCTCCCTGACCGAGGGGGTTCCGTTGACGATCTTCGAGGCGCTCGCGATGAACGTGCCGGTGGTGGCCTCGGACGTGGGCGGCATCTCCGACGTCGTTCGGGAAGGGGTGCACGGCTTCCTCTTCCGTGACGGCGACTTGGCGGGGTGCGTCGATAAGGTCCGCAGGGCCCTGGGGCACCGTTTCGGGGACCTGCGGACGGAAGCGGTGGGGCGCTACGAACTGCGCGACGTCTACGCCCGCTATTGCGAGATTCTCCAGGACACGGCCACCCCCCCTGTCAGGGCGCTGCCGCTATCCGCGGCGCGGCGCAGCCCCCTTTCTTTCCGCCGCGCGGCCCGCCTCCTCTTCCGGCCCGCGGACAGGCGGAACGCCCGGCAGGAGAAAGTGGATGGCCCCCTTGTCTCCGTGGTCATCCCCTGCCATAACTATGGGCGGTTCATCGACGAGGCGCTCGGGAGCGTGCTCGCCCAGACATTCTCCGACTACGAGGTGCTCATCGTCGACGACGGGTCGACCGACCCCGCCACGCTGGAGAAACTCCGCGAGATCGAGGCGAGAAATCTCCCGCGCGTCACGATCATCCGCCAAGAGAACCAGCGACTCCCCCGCACCCGCAACAACGGAATACGCGCGTCGAGGGGCACCTATATCTGCTGCCTTGACGCGGACGATCTGATCGAGCCGACGTATCTGCAGAAATGCGTGACGGCTCTCGAAAACGGCGGCCTGGATATCTGCTACAGCCACGTCCGGCTCTTCGGCGACGAGGAACGGGTATGGGAGACCGGGGATTTCGACCCCGAGACACTGAAGAGGCAGAACTGCGTCTGCGTGGGCGCGGTGTACAGGAAATCGGCATGGGAGCAGGCGGGCGGCTACAATCCCGACATGAGTCTCGGCTACGAGGATTGGGATTTCTGGCTCTCGATGCTGGAAAACGGCGCGCAGGGAACGGTCATCCCCGAGCCGCTTTTTCTCTATCGCAAACACGGCCGGTCGATGATCGACGGGGCGCAGGAGAGACACAAGTTCCTGTGCGCCCAGATTCGGGAGAATCATCCCGCCCTCTTCGCGGGGAAAGTTTTCCCCCGGGGGACGCGGCGGCGATCCGCGCGGCGACGGACCTTCCCGCGCTGA
- the tsf gene encoding translation elongation factor Ts produces MVKELREKTNAGLMDCKRALAATGGDVQKAIDYLRKSGLAIAAKKAGRAAAEGVIGAYIHHGDKIGVMVEVNCETDFVARNADFKEFVKLVTLQIASAAPTYLASSEVPEEVLGREKEVLAAQVKGKPPQIVEKIVQGRLAKFYETCCLLEQPSVRPEHEGRKIRELLTDLIAKLGENIVIKRFTRYQLGA; encoded by the coding sequence ATGGTAAAGGAGTTGCGCGAGAAGACGAACGCGGGTCTGATGGACTGCAAGCGGGCCCTCGCGGCTACGGGGGGCGATGTGCAGAAGGCGATCGATTACCTCCGGAAGAGCGGGCTCGCGATCGCCGCCAAGAAGGCGGGGCGCGCCGCGGCCGAGGGGGTCATCGGCGCCTACATCCATCACGGCGACAAGATCGGCGTGATGGTCGAGGTCAACTGCGAGACGGACTTCGTCGCGCGGAACGCCGACTTCAAGGAGTTCGTGAAGCTCGTGACGCTCCAGATCGCCTCCGCGGCGCCGACCTACCTGGCCTCCTCCGAGGTCCCCGAGGAGGTGCTCGGGCGGGAGAAGGAGGTGCTCGCGGCCCAGGTGAAGGGCAAGCCGCCACAGATCGTCGAGAAGATCGTCCAGGGGCGGCTCGCGAAGTTCTACGAGACATGCTGCCTGCTCGAGCAGCCGTCGGTGCGCCCCGAGCACGAGGGGAGGAAGATCCGGGAGCTGCTGACGGATCTGATCGCCAAGCTCGGCGAGAACATCGTCATCAAGCGCTTCACCCGTTACCAGCTCGGCGCCTGA